In bacterium, the following proteins share a genomic window:
- a CDS encoding PAS domain-containing protein: MFWEKNFKKSADEAGEFAESVINTVREPLIALDQDLRVVTVSRSFYEVFKVKPEETVGQLIYDLGNKQWDIPRLRELLETILPQKTTFDNYEVEHDFATIGRRIMLLNARQIQRVSGKERIILLAIEDITARREIESGLEKAHEELKDLAVKLKRAAQVKSEFLANMSHELRTPLNSING; the protein is encoded by the coding sequence ATGTTTTGGGAAAAAAACTTTAAAAAATCCGCGGATGAAGCCGGTGAATTCGCCGAGAGCGTCATCAACACCGTGCGTGAACCTTTGATCGCGCTGGATCAAGATCTCCGGGTGGTCACGGTCAGCCGTTCCTTCTATGAAGTCTTCAAGGTAAAGCCCGAAGAGACCGTGGGACAGCTTATCTATGATCTGGGCAATAAACAGTGGGATATCCCCAGGCTGCGGGAGCTGCTGGAAACCATCCTTCCGCAAAAAACGACCTTTGATAACTATGAGGTTGAACACGATTTTGCCACCATTGGTCGGCGCATCATGCTTCTGAATGCCCGGCAGATTCAAAGAGTGTCGGGCAAGGAAAGAATCATCCTCCTGGCCATCGAGGACATCACCGCGCGCAGGGAGATAGAAAGTGGACTGGAAAAAGCCCATGAAGAGTTAAAGGATTTAGCCGTCAAGTTAAAGCGCGCCGCGCAAGTAAAATCCGAATTTTTGGCCAACATGTCGCATGAACTCAGAACCCCGCTTAACTCTATTAACGG
- a CDS encoding DUF2271 domain-containing protein, translating to MNRVRISVIAVFTVLLAVFMFSATLESYMEEAGKLRTEEKIDQGIALMEKAVAEYPKSSEAWNLLGELLGDQVQKNPDFTTMFSYLGRAFASWDRALEIDPQNFTARFNRGAWAVNIPKFAGQLDKGVEDLKIIVNMLGASPDPQMSKQLIGASSLLAKGLQKQGDYEGARAIWLNIIKMAPGSEPAKSSQDNIDGIDRVMAWYKDHGDRRPEIAKLRAAILKDPNRVEYYKQLAAVLGDEAQTGYDPRIYLDTDFRTDLAFEGANILDRAVALAPDDLELRLSRASVCVNMPFFVGKLESGIEELQKIIARDAPPVIKSEALYLLGFAYRKKSNTQWTKVVSEYQGTGASEEVFAALRPDVDQLGGELKPPFITINFILGFKDELAPQTAVWIQDKAGNFIKTVYVSGFSGFAREKQIDLPVYADKSKFADVDAVTGASIDLGHHLYPWDLKNVNGQTVKNGDYIVCIEVSFWPSMQYQRVEVPITIGKKGNQVVHKEGNLIPYVEVTLKR from the coding sequence GTGTTCATGTTCAGCGCCACTCTTGAATCCTACATGGAAGAGGCTGGAAAATTAAGGACCGAAGAGAAAATCGATCAGGGGATCGCCCTGATGGAAAAAGCCGTGGCCGAATACCCGAAGAGTTCCGAGGCCTGGAACCTGCTCGGCGAATTGCTCGGCGACCAGGTCCAGAAAAATCCCGATTTCACGACGATGTTCAGCTATCTGGGCAGAGCCTTTGCCAGCTGGGATCGGGCGCTTGAGATCGATCCTCAAAACTTTACGGCGCGTTTTAACCGCGGCGCCTGGGCGGTCAACATTCCAAAATTCGCGGGTCAGCTGGACAAGGGCGTCGAAGACCTTAAAATCATTGTGAACATGCTGGGTGCATCCCCGGATCCGCAGATGTCCAAGCAACTCATCGGCGCATCATCCCTGCTGGCCAAGGGCCTGCAGAAACAGGGTGACTATGAAGGGGCCAGAGCGATCTGGTTGAATATCATTAAAATGGCGCCGGGAAGCGAACCGGCGAAATCCAGCCAGGACAATATCGACGGGATCGACCGGGTCATGGCGTGGTATAAGGATCACGGCGATCGTCGGCCGGAAATAGCAAAACTGCGCGCGGCGATCCTAAAGGATCCGAACCGCGTGGAATATTACAAGCAATTGGCCGCGGTCCTGGGTGATGAAGCCCAGACCGGCTATGACCCGCGGATCTATCTGGATACGGATTTCCGCACGGACCTTGCCTTCGAGGGCGCGAACATCCTGGACCGCGCCGTAGCCCTGGCCCCGGATGACCTGGAACTCCGTTTATCGCGCGCTAGTGTTTGCGTCAACATGCCTTTCTTCGTCGGAAAGCTCGAATCAGGCATCGAGGAACTGCAAAAGATCATCGCCCGGGACGCGCCGCCGGTCATAAAATCGGAAGCCCTGTACCTCCTCGGTTTTGCTTACCGGAAAAAGTCAAATACCCAGTGGACTAAGGTCGTTTCCGAATATCAGGGTACCGGCGCTTCAGAAGAGGTATTCGCCGCGCTCCGGCCCGACGTCGATCAATTGGGCGGCGAACTCAAACCGCCCTTCATAACGATCAATTTTATCCTGGGCTTCAAGGACGAACTCGCGCCCCAGACCGCGGTTTGGATCCAGGACAAGGCCGGCAATTTTATAAAAACAGTATACGTATCCGGTTTCAGCGGGTTTGCCCGCGAAAAGCAAATCGACCTGCCGGTCTATGCCGACAAATCAAAGTTCGCGGACGTGGACGCGGTGACCGGCGCGAGCATCGACCTGGGACATCACCTGTATCCATGGGACCTTAAAAACGTCAATGGTCAAACCGTGAAAAACGGCGATTATATTGTCTGCATTGAAGTTTCTTTCTGGCCCAGTATGCAGTACCAGCGGGTTGAGGTTCCGATCACCATCGGCAAAAAAGGTAACCAGGTCGTTCACAAAGAAGGTAACCTGATCCCGTACGTGGAAGTGACTTTAAAAAGATAG